From the genome of Strigops habroptila isolate Jane chromosome 17, bStrHab1.2.pri, whole genome shotgun sequence, one region includes:
- the KCNJ5 gene encoding G protein-activated inward rectifier potassium channel 4: MAGDSRIFMNQDMDIGVTSREPKKIPKQARDDVPIATDRTRLISAEGKKPRQRYMEKSGKCNVHHGNVQETYRYLSDLFTTLVDLKWRFNLLVFTMVYTITWLFFGFIWWLIAYIRGDLDHLEDENWIPCVENLSGFVSAFLFSIETETTIGYGYRVITEKCPEGIILLLIQAILGSIVNAFMVGCMFVKISQPKKRAETLMFSNNAVISMRDEKLCLMFRVGDLRNSHIVEASIRAKLIKSKQTKEGEFIPLNQTDINVGFDTGDDRLFLVSPLIISHEINEKSPFWEMSRTQLEKEEFEIVVILEGMVEATGMTCQARSSYMDTEVLWGHRFTPVLTLEKDFYEVDYNSFHSTYETNTPVCCAKELAESRREGQLLSHLSSATLLREAETARGEEEEEEGGREPAGLNGANGTAGEVKEDMLV, translated from the exons atGGCCGGAGATTCTAGGATCTTCATGAACCAGGACATGGACATCGGAGTTACATCCAGAGAGCCTAAGAAGATTCCCAAGCAGGCTCGGGATGATGTCCCCATTGCCACCGACCGAACCCGCCTCATATCAGCAGAGGGTAAGAAGCCACGTCAGCGTTACATGGAGAAAAGTGGCAAGTGCAATGTGCACCACGGCAATGTCCAAGAAACCTACCGGTACCTTAGTGACCTCTTCACTACGCTGGTGGACCTCAAGTGGCGTTTTAATCTGCTTGTCTTCACCATGGTCTATACCATcacttggttgttttttgggttcATATGGTGGCTCATTGCCTATATCCGGGGAGACCTCGACCATCTTGAAGATGAGAACTGGATCCCCTGTGTTGAAAATCTCAGTGgatttgtttctgcatttctgttttctatcgAGACTGAGACAACAATTGGGTATGGCTATAGGGTCATAACAGAGAAATGCCCAGAGGGCATCATACTGCTTCTGATCCAGGCTATTCTGGGCTCCATTGTCAACGCGTTCATGGTGGGGTGCATGTTTGTCAAGATCAGCCAACCAAAGAAGAGGGCTGAAACCCTCATGTTTTCTAACAATGCCGTGATTTCCATGAGGGATGAGAAGCTCTGTCTCATGTTCCGTGTTGGAGACCTCCGCAACTCCCACATTGTTGAGGCTTCCATTAGAGCCAAACTGATTAAGTCCAAACAGACCAAAGAAGGAGAGTTTATCCCCTTGAACCAAACGGACATCAACGTGGGATTTGACACTGGAGATGACAGATTGTTCCTGGTGTCACCTCTTATCATCTCACATGAAATCAATGAGAAAAGTCCCTTCTGGGAGATGTCCCGCACCCAACTGGAGAAGGAGGAGTTTGAAATTGTGGTCATCCTGGAAGGAATGGTGGAAGCAACAG GGATGACTTGCCAGGCTCGCAGCTCCTACATGGACACTGAGGTGCTGTGGGGACATCGCTTCACTCCCGTCCTCACCTTGGAGAAGGATTTTTATGAAGTCGACTACAACAGCTTCCATAGCACTTATGAGACCAACACTCCTGTGTGCTGTGCCAAAGAGCTGGCTGAGTCTCGCCGGGAAGGGCAGCTCCTCAGCCACCTCTCCAGTGCCACCCTCCTCAGAGAAGCGGAGACAGcaagaggggaggaagaagaagaggaaggcgGCAGGGAGCCAGCAGGATTGAATGGAGCCAATGGGACAGCAGGAGAGGTGAAAGAAGATATGCTTGTATAA